A region of Pseudomonas sp. Marseille-Q3773 DNA encodes the following proteins:
- a CDS encoding DUF3772 domain-containing protein, whose product MRRVSLARYCPGLMVLMAFLLVVASPAWSAPATPLSNLAVAEAPVLDENASIEQLSERLDQIRQGVTSEANDDLLSQLRLGAVQVQRQADALSALRTAEVEKLDDQLRVIGPRQPDEAAALTQQRKELEAEKKALVAQQDQAIKLTQSARDLSTQIVNLRRSQFNSQITSRAASPLSPAFWQSIIRPTQDDVARLRDLRGEAADAIGSAFSAEHRWLFITSLIAAILVWTLVRRVLERLLASAMVNWLPEGRLRRSSLALGVSLATLGTIAGSVSLLRWGLESSAELGSDIASLANHVLALVVFSAFITGLGRAMLMLQRPSWRLPPIHDEVASALGWFPKVLALALMVMMTMERINSVIGVSLALTVAVNGLTALVVAFTFAGALLRYRRTLRKHDLERPKGLAGLIPFVMVIWLTLILLALLAGYLTLAYFLTGKLLWVSLVITCAYLLTTFLGDLCETLLSPRQPGGLALASTLGLAPRHQAQASTILAGIGRTVVLFLALLLALMPSGTSPSELLLSLADWDGTGGKLLGNLNIVPQDILLALAIFFGGLFAIRVVKRWLSERLLPETDMDAGMRASLVTLVGYLGFIFLAMLVMSTLRINLTSLTWVVSALSVGIGFGLQQIVQNFISGLILLTERPVKVGDWVSLAGVEGDIRRINVRATEIQMSDRSTVIVPNSQFISQNVRNVTMGNALGVVGITLTLPLETDANRVRELLLAAYQAHEAILDAPATSVSFKDLTSSGMVIGVSGYVAGPRQVSGTRSDLLFTILGRLREEGIALSSPQSLVLVQDSARPADETV is encoded by the coding sequence ATGAGGCGTGTCAGCCTTGCCCGTTACTGCCCAGGCCTGATGGTCCTGATGGCCTTTCTGCTGGTGGTCGCCAGCCCCGCCTGGTCGGCCCCGGCCACGCCGTTATCCAACCTGGCAGTCGCCGAAGCGCCGGTGCTGGACGAAAACGCCAGCATCGAGCAACTGAGCGAGCGCCTGGACCAGATCCGCCAGGGCGTTACCAGCGAAGCCAACGATGACCTGCTGTCGCAACTGCGCCTGGGCGCCGTACAGGTGCAACGCCAGGCCGATGCGTTGAGTGCCTTGCGTACTGCGGAGGTGGAGAAACTCGACGACCAGCTCAGAGTCATCGGCCCGCGCCAGCCGGACGAGGCGGCAGCCCTGACCCAGCAGCGCAAAGAGCTGGAAGCTGAGAAAAAGGCGCTGGTGGCGCAGCAGGACCAGGCCATCAAGCTGACCCAGTCGGCTCGCGACCTGTCCACGCAGATCGTCAACCTGCGCCGCAGCCAGTTCAACTCGCAGATCACCAGCCGCGCGGCGTCGCCGCTCAGCCCGGCGTTCTGGCAGAGCATCATTCGTCCTACCCAGGACGACGTGGCGCGCCTGCGTGACCTGCGTGGCGAGGCGGCCGATGCCATTGGCAGCGCCTTCAGCGCCGAGCACCGCTGGCTGTTCATCACCAGCCTGATTGCCGCCATCCTGGTCTGGACCTTGGTGCGCCGCGTGCTCGAGCGCCTGTTGGCCAGCGCCATGGTCAACTGGCTACCCGAAGGCCGCCTGCGCCGCAGTTCGTTGGCACTTGGCGTCAGCCTGGCGACCCTGGGTACCATCGCCGGGTCGGTCTCGCTGCTGCGCTGGGGGCTGGAGAGCAGCGCCGAACTGGGCTCCGATATCGCCAGCCTGGCCAACCATGTGCTCGCCCTGGTGGTGTTCAGTGCCTTCATCACCGGCCTGGGCCGGGCCATGCTGATGCTGCAGCGCCCGTCCTGGCGCCTGCCGCCGATCCATGACGAAGTGGCCAGCGCGCTGGGCTGGTTCCCCAAAGTCCTGGCGCTGGCGCTGATGGTCATGATGACCATGGAGCGCATCAACAGTGTGATCGGCGTCAGCCTGGCATTGACCGTGGCCGTCAACGGCCTGACCGCGCTGGTGGTGGCGTTCACTTTCGCCGGAGCGCTGCTGCGTTACCGCCGTACCTTGCGCAAGCATGACCTGGAGCGCCCCAAAGGCCTGGCCGGGCTGATTCCGTTCGTGATGGTGATCTGGCTGACGCTGATCCTGCTGGCGCTGCTTGCCGGCTACCTGACGCTCGCCTACTTCCTTACCGGCAAGTTGCTGTGGGTCAGCCTGGTCATCACCTGTGCCTACCTGCTCACCACCTTCCTTGGCGACCTGTGCGAAACCCTGTTGTCGCCGCGTCAGCCTGGTGGCCTGGCGCTGGCCTCGACCCTGGGCCTGGCGCCCCGTCATCAGGCCCAGGCCAGCACCATCCTTGCCGGTATCGGCCGCACCGTGGTGCTGTTCCTGGCGCTGTTGCTGGCGCTGATGCCGTCGGGCACCAGCCCCAGCGAGTTGCTGCTGAGCCTGGCTGACTGGGACGGCACCGGCGGCAAGCTGCTCGGCAACCTGAACATCGTGCCCCAGGACATCCTGCTGGCGCTGGCGATTTTCTTCGGCGGGCTGTTCGCCATCCGCGTGGTCAAGCGCTGGCTGAGTGAGCGCCTGCTACCGGAAACCGACATGGACGCCGGAATGCGTGCCTCGTTGGTCACCCTGGTGGGATACCTGGGCTTCATCTTCCTGGCCATGCTGGTGATGTCGACCTTGCGCATCAACCTCACCAGCCTGACCTGGGTGGTCAGTGCCCTGTCGGTGGGTATCGGTTTCGGCCTGCAGCAGATCGTGCAGAACTTCATCTCCGGCCTGATCCTGCTGACCGAGCGCCCGGTGAAGGTGGGCGACTGGGTCAGCCTGGCCGGTGTAGAAGGCGACATTCGCCGCATCAACGTGCGTGCCACAGAGATCCAGATGTCCGACCGTTCGACGGTGATCGTGCCCAACTCGCAGTTCATTTCCCAGAACGTGCGCAACGTGACCATGGGCAATGCGCTGGGGGTGGTCGGTATCACCCTGACCCTGCCGCTGGAGACCGATGCCAACCGCGTGCGTGAGCTGTTGTTGGCAGCGTACCAGGCGCATGAGGCGATTCTCGACGCACCGGCTACCTCCGTGTCGTTCAAGGACCTGACCAGCAGTGGCATGGTGATCGGCGTGAGTGGTTACGTGGCGGGACCGCGGCAGGTGTCGGGTACCCGCAGCGATCTGCTGTTCACCATCCTTGGGCGTTTGCGTGAGGAGGGCATTGCCCTGTCTTCGCCACAGAGCCTGGTGCTGGTGCAGGATAGCGCACGGCCGGCTGACGAGACGGTGTGA
- a CDS encoding aldehyde dehydrogenase family protein, with translation MTTSHYIAGRWVEGQGSDCISVNDPALGQPFAELMAASAAQVDQAVAAARGALPAWKATSASERAGYLRGFAEQLGQRREALISVQMRNNGKPRHEAEIDLDDAIATFNYYAELAEQLPSKNREVPLAAPGFTARTRLEPVGVVGLIVPWNFPLVTSAWKLAPALAAGCTVVLKPSEVTPLVEQAYGQIADSLGLPAGVLNIVNGKAETGAALSSHTGLDKLSFTGSNSVGSQVMRSASAQCRPVTLELGGKSAIVVFDDCDVDQAVEWIVAGITWNAGQMCSATSRLLVQDGIADALLPRLQAALENLRVGNPLTEEVDMGPLTSQAQWLKVASYFATAREEGLQCLAGGKALDRDGWFVSPTLYADVPNDSRLWTEEIFGPVLCARRFATEEQAIAEANDSRFGLVATVCSADLARAERVADALEVGHVWINSVQAVFVETSWGGTKGSGIGRELGPWGLSAYQSVKHVTRCLG, from the coding sequence ATGACCACTTCCCACTACATCGCCGGCCGCTGGGTCGAAGGCCAGGGTAGCGACTGCATCAGCGTCAACGATCCTGCGCTGGGGCAACCGTTCGCCGAACTGATGGCAGCCAGCGCAGCCCAGGTCGACCAGGCCGTGGCTGCCGCCCGCGGTGCCCTGCCCGCCTGGAAAGCCACCAGCGCCAGCGAGCGTGCTGGCTACCTGCGCGGCTTTGCCGAGCAACTGGGCCAGCGCCGCGAAGCGCTGATCAGCGTGCAGATGCGCAACAACGGCAAGCCGCGTCACGAGGCGGAAATCGACCTGGATGATGCCATTGCCACGTTCAACTACTACGCCGAACTGGCCGAGCAACTGCCGTCGAAAAACCGTGAGGTGCCGCTGGCCGCCCCCGGCTTCACCGCGCGCACCCGCCTGGAGCCGGTGGGTGTGGTCGGCCTGATCGTGCCGTGGAACTTCCCGCTGGTGACCAGCGCCTGGAAGCTCGCTCCGGCCCTGGCAGCGGGCTGCACCGTGGTGCTCAAGCCATCGGAGGTCACCCCGCTGGTCGAACAGGCCTACGGCCAGATTGCCGACAGCCTGGGCCTGCCGGCCGGGGTGCTGAACATCGTCAATGGCAAGGCCGAGACCGGTGCCGCCCTGAGCAGCCACACTGGCCTGGACAAGCTGTCCTTCACCGGCAGCAACAGCGTCGGTAGCCAGGTGATGCGCAGCGCGTCGGCGCAATGCCGACCGGTAACGCTGGAGCTGGGCGGCAAGTCGGCGATCGTGGTGTTCGATGATTGCGATGTCGACCAGGCGGTGGAATGGATTGTCGCCGGCATCACCTGGAACGCCGGGCAGATGTGTTCGGCCACGTCGCGGCTGCTGGTGCAGGACGGTATTGCCGATGCGCTGTTGCCACGCTTGCAGGCGGCACTGGAAAACCTGCGGGTAGGCAACCCGCTGACCGAAGAGGTCGACATGGGGCCGCTGACCAGCCAGGCGCAATGGCTGAAGGTGGCCAGCTACTTTGCCACGGCGCGGGAAGAAGGTTTGCAGTGCCTGGCCGGTGGCAAGGCGCTGGACCGGGACGGCTGGTTCGTCAGCCCGACGTTGTATGCCGATGTGCCGAACGACAGCCGCTTGTGGACCGAGGAGATTTTTGGCCCGGTGCTATGCGCGCGTCGCTTCGCTACCGAGGAACAGGCGATTGCCGAAGCCAACGACAGCCGTTTCGGGCTGGTGGCGACGGTGTGCTCTGCCGACCTGGCGCGCGCCGAGCGGGTGGCCGATGCGCTGGAGGTGGGCCACGTGTGGATCAACTCGGTACAGGCGGTGTTCGTCGAGACTTCGTGGGGCGGCACCAAGGGCAGCGGGATCGGGCGCGAGCTGGGGCCGTGGGGGTTGTCGGCGTATCAGTCGGTAAAACATGTGACGCGGTGTTTAGGCTAG
- a CDS encoding cytosine permease translates to MSHSTAIETNGVEQIPDDQRDASPLDLFRLIFGGANTFATAVLGSFPVLFGLSFQAGVWAILLGVGVGALILAPMGLFGALNGTNNAVSSGAHFGVHGRIVGSFLSLLTAVAFFSLSVWSSGDALVGGAKRLAGLPETDLTLGLAYGLFAVLVLVVCIFGFRFMLWVNKVAVWASSLLFLLGIVAFAGPFDAGYTGSVNLGQAGFWAAFVGAAILAMSNPVSFGAFLGDWSRYIPRETPKTRIMLAVIAAQGATLIPFLFGLCTATLVATQAPDYIAANNYVGGLLAVAPSWFFLPVCLIAVIGGMSTGTTALYGTGLDMSSVFPRLLSRAGATLLIGVLAIGFIFIGRFTFNLVQSVSTFAVLIITCTSPWMVIMILGLVTRRGFYHADDLQVFTRGQRGGHYWFLHGWNWRGMGAWIPSAAVGLCFVNLPGQFVGPLGDLAGGIDLSLPVTLGLAGVLYLVLLNLFPEPAGVYGPQGPRWVRCKSAAHTPVTTAEMA, encoded by the coding sequence ATGAGCCACTCGACCGCTATCGAGACCAACGGCGTCGAACAGATCCCTGACGATCAACGCGACGCCTCCCCGCTGGACCTGTTCCGCCTGATCTTCGGCGGTGCCAATACCTTTGCCACGGCGGTGCTGGGCAGCTTTCCGGTACTGTTCGGGCTGTCGTTCCAGGCCGGGGTATGGGCGATCCTGCTTGGCGTCGGCGTGGGCGCCCTGATCCTCGCACCAATGGGCCTGTTTGGTGCACTCAACGGCACCAACAACGCGGTGTCGTCGGGCGCGCATTTTGGCGTGCACGGGCGCATCGTCGGCTCGTTCCTGTCGCTGCTCACGGCGGTGGCGTTCTTCTCGTTGTCGGTATGGAGCTCCGGTGACGCCCTGGTGGGCGGTGCCAAGCGCCTGGCCGGCCTGCCGGAAACCGACCTGACCCTGGGCCTGGCCTATGGCCTGTTCGCGGTACTGGTGCTGGTGGTGTGCATCTTCGGCTTCCGCTTCATGCTGTGGGTCAACAAGGTGGCCGTGTGGGCTTCGAGCCTGCTGTTCCTGCTCGGCATCGTCGCCTTTGCCGGGCCGTTCGACGCCGGTTACACCGGTAGCGTCAACCTCGGCCAGGCGGGCTTCTGGGCGGCATTCGTCGGTGCGGCAATCCTGGCCATGAGCAACCCGGTGTCGTTCGGTGCGTTCCTCGGCGACTGGTCGCGCTACATCCCGCGTGAAACGCCCAAGACACGCATCATGCTGGCGGTGATCGCGGCCCAGGGCGCGACGCTGATCCCGTTCCTGTTCGGCCTGTGTACCGCCACGCTGGTGGCGACCCAGGCCCCCGACTATATCGCCGCCAACAACTACGTCGGTGGCCTGCTGGCGGTGGCACCAAGCTGGTTCTTCCTGCCGGTGTGCCTGATTGCCGTGATCGGCGGCATGTCCACCGGCACCACCGCGCTGTATGGCACCGGCCTGGACATGTCCAGCGTGTTCCCGCGCCTGCTCAGCCGTGCCGGCGCCACCCTGCTGATCGGGGTGCTGGCGATCGGCTTCATCTTCATCGGCCGCTTCACCTTCAACCTGGTGCAGAGCGTGTCGACCTTCGCCGTGCTGATCATCACCTGCACCAGCCCATGGATGGTGATCATGATCCTCGGCCTGGTCACTCGCCGCGGCTTCTACCATGCCGACGACCTGCAGGTGTTCACCCGCGGCCAGCGTGGCGGCCACTACTGGTTCCTGCATGGCTGGAACTGGCGCGGCATGGGGGCGTGGATCCCCAGCGCGGCAGTCGGCCTGTGCTTCGTCAACCTGCCGGGGCAATTCGTCGGCCCGCTGGGTGACCTGGCGGGCGGCATCGACCTGAGCCTGCCGGTCACCCTGGGCCTGGCCGGCGTGCTGTACCTGGTACTGCTCAACCTGTTCCCCGAACCTGCTGGCGTGTATGGCCCCCAGGGCCCGCGTTGGGTGCGTTGCAAAAGCGCCGCGCATACGCCGGTAACCACTGCCGAAATGGCCTGA
- a CDS encoding nuclear transport factor 2 family protein, whose amino-acid sequence MDQTLQVRQAAAELVAAFASNDTARYFACFSEDATFLFHTLPQPLLSRRAYEELWAQWQADGFAVLACESGNAQVSLQGDVAIFMHDVATHIRSAGEEHQLSERETIVFRRHGDQWLACHEHLSVVSPG is encoded by the coding sequence GTGGACCAGACACTCCAGGTACGCCAAGCCGCCGCCGAGCTCGTTGCCGCGTTTGCCAGCAACGACACCGCCCGTTATTTCGCCTGTTTCAGCGAAGACGCCACCTTCCTGTTCCACACCTTGCCACAGCCCCTGCTGTCACGTCGTGCCTACGAAGAACTGTGGGCGCAGTGGCAGGCCGACGGCTTTGCCGTGCTCGCCTGCGAATCAGGCAATGCCCAGGTCAGCCTGCAAGGCGATGTGGCGATCTTCATGCATGACGTGGCCACGCACATCCGCAGTGCCGGCGAGGAGCACCAGCTGAGCGAACGCGAGACCATCGTCTTCCGCCGCCACGGTGACCAATGGCTGGCCTGCCACGAGCATCTGTCGGTCGTGTCCCCGGGCTGA
- the ehuA gene encoding ectoine/hydroxyectoine ABC transporter ATP-binding protein EhuA codes for MPAPAIAQPIVSFRDVTKRYGNFTVLDGLNLDVAPGEKVAIIGPSGSGKSTLLRVLMTLEGIDQGMIEVDGESLTHMPGRNGALVTASERHVRKVRAKIGMVFQSFNLFPHMSALQNVIEAPVQVLGVKPAEARERAAELLEMVGLGNKFEHYPSQLSGGQQQRVAIARALAMRPKVMLFDEVTSALDPELCGEVLNVIRRLGSEHNLTMLMVTHQMGFAREFADRVCFFYKGQIHEQGTPTQIYEHPQQERTRAFLSAVREAN; via the coding sequence ATGCCCGCACCGGCCATCGCCCAGCCCATCGTCAGCTTCAGGGACGTGACCAAACGCTACGGCAACTTCACCGTGCTCGATGGCCTCAACCTGGATGTCGCCCCCGGCGAGAAGGTGGCGATCATCGGCCCCAGCGGCTCGGGCAAGTCGACCTTGCTGCGCGTGCTGATGACGCTGGAGGGCATCGACCAGGGCATGATCGAAGTCGATGGCGAATCGCTCACCCACATGCCCGGGCGCAACGGCGCGCTGGTCACCGCCAGCGAGCGCCATGTGCGCAAGGTGCGGGCGAAGATCGGCATGGTGTTCCAGAGTTTCAACCTGTTCCCGCACATGAGCGCCTTGCAGAACGTGATCGAGGCCCCGGTCCAGGTGCTCGGGGTCAAGCCGGCCGAAGCGCGCGAGCGGGCTGCCGAGCTGCTGGAGATGGTTGGCCTGGGCAACAAGTTCGAGCACTACCCCTCGCAATTGTCCGGCGGCCAGCAACAGCGCGTGGCGATTGCCCGGGCGTTGGCGATGCGGCCGAAGGTGATGCTGTTCGATGAAGTCACCTCGGCGCTGGACCCGGAACTGTGCGGCGAGGTCCTTAACGTGATCCGCCGGTTGGGCAGCGAGCACAACCTGACCATGCTGATGGTCACGCACCAGATGGGCTTCGCCCGCGAGTTCGCTGACCGGGTGTGCTTCTTCTACAAGGGGCAGATCCATGAGCAGGGGACGCCGACGCAGATCTACGAGCACCCGCAACAGGAACGGACCCGGGCATTCCTCAGCGCCGTGCGGGAGGCGAACTGA
- the ehuD gene encoding ectoine/hydroxyectoine ABC transporter permease subunit EhuD, which yields MNVWDWNYVAQILPDLLQASLKTLGITVAGFLIAVVLGLFLAIARRSRQAWLSWPVALLIEFIRSTPLLIQVYFLYYVLPNYGVNMTAMQAGIIGIGLHYACYLAEVYRGGLDSVARSQWEAVVALNFAPWTAYRVVILPQAIRPILPPLGNYLIAMLKDTPVLSAITVVEIMQQAKNVGSESFRYLEPITLVGLFFLALSVALAYLVRRLEVRLELR from the coding sequence ATGAATGTCTGGGACTGGAACTATGTCGCGCAGATTCTGCCCGACCTGCTGCAGGCATCGCTGAAAACCCTGGGCATCACGGTGGCTGGCTTCCTCATCGCGGTCGTGCTCGGCCTGTTCCTTGCGATCGCCCGGCGCAGCCGGCAGGCCTGGCTGTCATGGCCGGTGGCACTGCTGATCGAGTTCATTCGCAGCACGCCGTTGCTTATCCAGGTGTACTTCCTCTACTACGTGCTGCCCAATTACGGCGTCAACATGACCGCCATGCAGGCCGGCATCATCGGTATCGGCCTGCACTACGCCTGCTACCTGGCCGAGGTGTACCGCGGCGGCTTGGATTCGGTCGCACGCAGCCAGTGGGAAGCGGTGGTCGCGTTGAACTTCGCACCGTGGACCGCCTACCGGGTGGTCATCCTGCCCCAGGCGATCCGGCCGATCCTGCCGCCGCTGGGCAATTACCTGATCGCCATGCTCAAGGACACCCCGGTGCTGTCGGCCATTACCGTGGTGGAAATCATGCAGCAGGCCAAGAACGTCGGCTCGGAAAGCTTCCGCTACCTCGAGCCGATCACCCTGGTTGGCCTGTTCTTCCTGGCCTTGAGCGTCGCTCTGGCCTACCTCGTGCGGCGCCTTGAAGTGCGCCTGGAGCTACGCTGA
- the ehuC gene encoding ectoine/hydroxyectoine ABC transporter permease subunit EhuC, translated as MGELIPLLLQGAWITVQVTFFGSLLAIVAAILAALGRRSSWRPLSWLCVAYIEVFRGTSLLVQLFWLFFVLPLPPFNLELSAYTVAIVGLGLHIGAYGAEVMRGAISSVAKGQYEACTALNMPAATRFRRIILPQALLAAIAPGTNLLIELLKNTSLVSLITLSDLSFRARQLDQATFQTLEIFSLTLLLYFVLAQVINLLMRRVERRLGRGRLRGSLS; from the coding sequence ATGGGTGAATTGATACCGTTGTTGTTGCAAGGCGCCTGGATCACCGTCCAGGTCACCTTCTTCGGCTCGCTGCTGGCGATCGTCGCCGCGATCCTCGCCGCGCTTGGCCGACGCTCGTCGTGGCGGCCACTGAGCTGGCTGTGCGTGGCCTATATCGAAGTGTTCCGCGGCACCTCGTTGCTGGTGCAGTTGTTCTGGCTGTTCTTCGTGTTGCCATTGCCACCGTTCAACCTGGAACTCAGCGCCTACACCGTGGCCATCGTCGGCCTCGGGCTGCATATCGGTGCCTACGGCGCCGAAGTGATGCGCGGGGCGATCAGCTCGGTGGCCAAGGGGCAGTACGAAGCCTGCACGGCGCTGAACATGCCCGCCGCCACCCGCTTCCGACGGATCATCCTGCCACAGGCCCTGCTGGCGGCCATCGCGCCGGGTACCAACCTGCTGATCGAACTGCTGAAGAACACCTCGCTGGTGTCGCTGATCACCCTGTCGGACCTGAGCTTCCGCGCCCGCCAGCTGGACCAGGCGACCTTCCAGACCCTGGAGATCTTCAGCCTTACCCTGCTGCTGTACTTCGTCCTGGCGCAAGTCATCAACCTGCTCATGCGCCGGGTCGAACGGCGTCTGGGACGTGGTCGCCTGCGGGGGAGCCTGTCATGA
- the ehuB gene encoding ectoine/hydroxyectoine ABC transporter substrate-binding protein EhuB — protein MSQPFNIPRPFQRLLMACATCAVLTSAQAASLDEIKASSHIRNGYANETPFAFTETDGRVTGESPEIAKVIFARMGIKQVDGVLTEWGSLIPGLRAGRFDVIAAGMYITPARCKQVIFTDPQYALPDTLLVAQGNPKNLHSYADIAKNPEVKLAIMAGTVNLAYARDSGVKDAQILQVPDTTAQLQAVRAGRADAAVGTQLTMKGLAKKGGDKVEAISDFSDDPAHTGYGALAFRPEDKALRDAVNAELKKWLGSEEHLQTVAPFGFDRNNVTDKTAAELCAQQ, from the coding sequence ATGAGCCAGCCGTTCAACATCCCACGCCCGTTCCAACGCCTGCTGATGGCCTGCGCCACCTGCGCTGTGCTCACCTCCGCCCAGGCCGCCAGCCTGGACGAGATCAAGGCCAGCAGCCACATCCGCAACGGCTACGCCAACGAAACCCCGTTCGCCTTCACCGAGACCGATGGCCGGGTAACCGGGGAATCGCCGGAAATCGCCAAGGTCATCTTCGCCAGGATGGGCATCAAGCAGGTCGATGGCGTGCTCACCGAGTGGGGCTCGCTGATTCCCGGCTTGCGTGCCGGGCGCTTCGACGTGATTGCCGCCGGCATGTACATCACCCCGGCGCGCTGCAAGCAAGTGATCTTCACCGACCCGCAATACGCCCTGCCCGACACCCTGTTGGTGGCCCAGGGTAATCCGAAGAACCTGCACAGCTACGCCGACATCGCCAAGAACCCGGAGGTGAAGCTGGCGATCATGGCTGGCACGGTCAACCTCGCCTATGCCCGCGACTCCGGGGTCAAGGACGCGCAGATCCTCCAGGTGCCGGACACCACCGCCCAGCTGCAGGCCGTGCGCGCCGGCCGCGCCGATGCTGCCGTCGGTACCCAGCTGACCATGAAGGGCCTGGCGAAAAAAGGTGGCGACAAGGTCGAGGCGATCAGCGATTTCAGCGACGACCCGGCCCATACCGGTTACGGCGCGCTGGCCTTCCGCCCGGAAGACAAAGCCCTGCGCGATGCGGTGAACGCCGAGCTGAAAAAGTGGCTGGGCAGCGAGGAGCACCTGCAGACCGTCGCGCCGTTCGGCTTCGACCGTAACAACGTGACGGACAAGACCGCCGCCGAGCTGTGTGCCCAGCAGTGA
- a CDS encoding PLP-dependent aminotransferase family protein yields MHSWKAALDAARIGESKYKILVQAVTGEIERGVLVHDQRLPPQRQVADALGISVQTVTNAYKELERQGLVRCEIGRGSFVSRRMSDRVSDDIIDLPERTLVDFSITRILHTQVHERIWRDTCAELAVEEEQPWIHAYRPIAGFESHREAAVRWLDGLGMQVERDDVLVTNGAAHAIFLALASLAGPDDVVLCEGLTDHGVIGNSQVLGFTLKGLETDREGINPEHFEDICSNERVTALVCTPNLNNPTVSLMPDSRRQEIAAIARRFGVHIIEDDVYGPLLGGRHARPLSAYAPELSFYCTSMTKSVLTGLRVGYLVMPKRLALRTESILRVNSWMATPLVAEIAARWINDGRALQLVELQRELLGKRQALLREYLGEYLRGQHAHALGAWLNIPERWEVDSLVRALRRRQIAVTPPEPFLVRGTPRPRAVRLCVGAECSETKLRQALGDMRELFGQYPQIHEL; encoded by the coding sequence ATGCACAGTTGGAAGGCAGCCCTGGATGCCGCGCGCATCGGCGAGTCCAAGTACAAGATTCTGGTGCAGGCGGTGACCGGCGAGATCGAGCGTGGCGTGCTGGTGCACGACCAGCGCCTGCCACCGCAGCGCCAGGTGGCCGACGCCCTGGGGATCAGCGTGCAGACCGTGACCAACGCCTACAAGGAGCTGGAGCGTCAAGGGCTGGTGCGCTGCGAGATCGGCCGTGGCAGTTTCGTCAGCCGGCGCATGAGTGACCGTGTGTCGGATGACATCATCGATCTGCCCGAGCGCACCCTGGTCGACTTCTCCATCACCCGCATCCTCCATACCCAGGTGCATGAGCGCATCTGGCGCGACACCTGCGCCGAGCTGGCCGTGGAGGAGGAGCAGCCGTGGATCCACGCCTACCGGCCGATCGCCGGGTTCGAGAGCCACCGCGAGGCGGCGGTGCGCTGGCTCGACGGCCTGGGCATGCAAGTGGAGCGCGACGATGTGCTGGTCACCAACGGTGCCGCCCACGCTATTTTCCTGGCCCTGGCCTCACTGGCCGGGCCGGATGACGTGGTGCTTTGCGAAGGGCTGACCGACCACGGCGTCATCGGCAATTCGCAGGTGCTCGGGTTTACCCTGAAGGGCCTGGAAACGGACCGCGAGGGTATCAACCCGGAACATTTCGAGGACATCTGCAGCAACGAGCGGGTCACCGCACTGGTGTGCACCCCCAACCTCAACAACCCCACCGTCAGCCTGATGCCCGACAGCCGGCGCCAGGAGATTGCCGCAATAGCCCGGCGCTTCGGCGTACACATCATCGAGGATGATGTGTACGGGCCGCTGCTCGGCGGGCGCCATGCACGGCCGCTCAGTGCCTATGCACCGGAGCTGTCGTTCTACTGCACCAGCATGACCAAGTCGGTGCTGACCGGCCTGCGCGTGGGCTACCTGGTGATGCCCAAGCGCCTGGCGTTGCGCACCGAAAGCATCCTGCGGGTGAACAGCTGGATGGCCACGCCGCTGGTGGCGGAAATCGCTGCGCGCTGGATCAACGACGGGCGCGCCCTGCAGCTGGTGGAATTGCAGCGCGAGTTGCTGGGCAAGCGCCAGGCCTTGCTGCGCGAGTATCTGGGCGAGTACCTGCGCGGTCAGCATGCCCATGCCCTGGGGGCGTGGCTGAACATTCCCGAGCGCTGGGAGGTGGACAGCCTGGTTCGCGCCTTGCGCCGCCGGCAGATTGCCGTGACGCCGCCAGAGCCGTTCCTCGTGCGGGGCACGCCGCGACCACGGGCCGTGCGCCTGTGCGTAGGCGCCGAGTGTTCCGAGACCAAGCTGCGCCAGGCGCTGGGCGATATGCGGGAGTTGTTCGGGCAGTACCCGCAGATTCACGAACTTTGA